DNA sequence from the Myxococcaceae bacterium JPH2 genome:
CATCGCGCTGGACGAGGCGGTCTACGACACCTCGTGGGATGACTGAGCCTCACTTCGCCCCCAGCTTCGCCCCGACGTAGCGCACGCGGTAGATGCGCCCGTTGCCGTCGTCCGTGACGAGCAGGCTTCCGTCCGGCAGCTCCAGCAGCCCCACCGGCCGCGCGAAGGTGGTGGGGCCCGAGGGCTCCAGCAGGAAGCCGGTGAGGAAGTCCTCGAAGCCACCCTGGGGTTTCCCCTCGGGGGTGAAGGGGACGAACACCACCTTGTAGCCGGTGCCCTCCGAGCGGTTCCAACTGCCCCGGAACGCGACGAAGGCGCCCCCGCGGTAGCGCTCAGGGAAGGCCGTGCCCCGATAGAACGCGAGCCCGAGCGCCGCCGAGTGCGACGGGAAGAGCACGTCCGGCGTGAGCGTCTTCGCCACCAGGTCGGGCCGCTCGCTGTGCCCCTCCTTCATCCGCCGCGGGTCCACGTTCTTCGGGGACAGGTACGCGTAGGGCCAGCCGTAGAAGCCACCGGGTTGCAGGTGCGTGAGGTAGTCCGGCACCAGGTCATCGCCCAGCTCGTCCCGCTCGTTGACGGTGACGTAGGGCTCGTTCGTGCGCGGCTGGAAGTCCAGGCCCACGGGGTTGCGCAACCCGGAGGCCAGCGTCGTCCGCTCCGAGCCATCCAACGCCATGATTTGCACCGCGGCGCGCGGCGGCGCTTCCTCGCTCACGTTGCTTTGACTGCCCACGGTGACGAGCAGGTGTTGTCCATCCGGGCTCACCCGCACGTTGCGCGTCCAGTGCTGGTTGTAGCCAAGCCCTGGCAGCGCCGTGACCTCCTCGCCCGAGCCGGTGAGGCGCTCCTGTCCGCGGTGATAGGGATAGCGGCGCACGGCGTTGGTGTTGCCCACGTAGAAGTGGGTGCCCGTGAACGCCATCCCGAAGGGGAGGTTGAGGCCATTGCGCGCCTCGGCGAAGACCGCGCGCGCGTCGGCCACGCCGATGCCTCGCGTGTCGCGCAGGCGCTGGATGCGCTGCGCGCGGCTCTCGACGACGAGCACGTCTCCTTCGGGCGTGAGCGCGAGCCAGCGCGGCGCGGACAGCCCTTCCGCGAAGACGTTGACCGCGAAGCCCTCGGGCACGTGCAGCAGCGGATCCGCGGGCACGGGGACGACGTCCGGTGACTTGCTGGCGCTCCGGGATGCGAAGGGCGGGGGCAGCGACTCCAGCGTCACGCGTCGTGGCGTGGGCTTCAGCACGTCGGTGCGCACGCGCGAGGCGGCGGGAGGCTCGGCGCGCGGCTTCGCGGTGCCCGCGTCGGGTGGCTCGGCGAAGGCGGGGACGGCGAGCAGCAGGGCCAGGGCGAAGCGGGAGGAAGGGCTCACGGACGGTCCTTTCCGCCGCAGCATGCCGTGGCTTCCGCGCGGGGCGAGAGAGGTGGCCCCCGGGCCTCGGCGCGAAGTGTTGACCCCGGCGGCGACAGCGATTGTCGCGGGGCTGTTTGCCCTCGCGGGGCGCTGGGCGCGGTGCCTGGCTTTTCAACGCGCACGGGCTGTCCGCTGCTGGGACGCGGGTGTCCCGGCCGCGGGCAATGGGCCGCACGTGAGGGCCGTCGCTCCGAGCGTGGCCCTCTGCGTCGGAGCTGGCGCAGCTCTTGCTCTGTGGTCGCCGGCCCGTGGCGCGAGTCACTCCCTTTGCTCGGGGAATGGCGTGCCCGGGATGGACCGCGCGGCGCGTTGGAGTGGGTGGGCTGCTCCAGTTCGCGCGGGGAATGCAGCACGGGAGGCCGGCCGAAGCACTCCTCCCTTCGGCCGGCCTCTAAACTTGAGAATGTCTGATAGCGGCCCAACGGAAAAATAAGGGACGCTGAAAACATCCACGCGCAGCCACGACCTTTGGTTAGAAAGAGGTCACGCGTGCCCCGGGTGAGGCTCTCCGAGGCGCGGACAGAGGAGAGGTTTCCATATGCGTGGTGCGAACAAGTTGCAGGCGCTGGCCGTCGCGGCCGGTCTCGTGGTGGCGTCGCAGGCGGGTGCGGCGGAGCAGATTACGGATCCGACGAAGGTGGCGCGTGAGCCGGGTTCGGCGAGCGGCTTCGGTCAGGCCGGGCAGATTGTCGTGAGCGCGGATGCGTCCGGCTTCTTCGGCTACAACACGGGCTCTGACGCCCTCGTGCTCCACCTGGAGCCCGCGGCCGACTACTTCATCCAGCAGAACCTGTCGGTGGGCGCGGCGGCCCTCGTCGAGCAGGCCTTCCAGGACGGGCCGAACACGACGGCGCTCGGCGTGGTGGTGCGCGCCGGCTACAACCTGGGCGTGGCCGAGAAGGTTTCGCTCTGGCCGCGCGTGGCCTTCGGTCCGAAGTACGTCCACGTGAGCGGTGGCGGCAGCGACCTGGCGTTCGTGCTGGAGGGCTACCTGCCGGCGCTCTTCCACGTCACGCCGCACTTCTTCGTGGGCGCGGGTCCGCAGGTTCGCGCGCTCATCAGCGACCGGGGCGCGGGCGTCGTGGGCTCCAGCCAGGGCGCGTTCCAGGGCAACGACGTGACGATTGGCATCTCCACCACGGTGGGCGGCTACTTCTAGTCGGTCCCTGGCTCGTTCATCCGAATGAGCCTCGACGCAGCGGAGAGGACGGCCAGGTTGCCTCTGGCCGTCTTCCCGTTGCGCAGGGGTGTTAGGATTTCCCGCGTTTCGCATGGTTAAGTCTGTCCATGCGAGCGTTCCTCCTCCTGTCTTGCTTGCCGTTGTTTGCCTGTGCCACGACGCCGGCCGTATCGCCCCCGGCGCCCGTCAGCGGCAGCGCGCTGCATCGGGTCCAGCGGGTGAAGGTCGCGGAGGGCGTTGAGCTGGAGCTCCTCGACTTTGGTGGCCAGGGGCCCGCGCTCGTCTTCCTGACGGGCCTGGGCAACACGGGTCATGTCTTCGACGACTTCGCGCCGGAGTTCACTGCGGCGTACCACGTCTACTCCGTCACCCGCAGGGGGTTTGGCTCATCGAGCTGGCCCACGCAGGGCTATGACACCGCGACCTTGAGCACGGACGTGGTCCGGGTCCTGGACAGTCAGGGGATCGCGACCGCGGTGCTCGCGGGGCACTCCCTCGCCGGGGAGGAAATCACCTGGTTGGCGACCCATCACCCGGAGCGGGTGGAGAAGGTGGTCTTCCTGGACATCTCGACCAAGGGCGACCTGTCAGCGGAGCTCTATCGGGTCCTGCCTTTGCCGACCCCGCGCCCGCCCAATCCCGCGGACCTGGTGTCGCGCGCCACGGTGGCGGCCGCGCTCGCGCGAGGTCTCGGCGGGCCGGTCCCCGCGCATGAAGTCGATGAGACGGTCGAGTTCGATCCGAAGACGGGCCACTACCTGCGCGACCGCCAGTGGTCCGGCGCGGATGCGCAGCTGACGATGGGCGCGTTGAAGGTGGACTTCGCGGCCATCCGGGCCCCCGTCCTCTACCTCCACACGGGTGAGCGTCCCCCCGACCAGGCGGAATGCTATGACGGCTTCGCCCAGATGACCCCCGCGCAGCAACAGAAGCTGCGGGAGATGACCCCCAAGGGAGTTCAGCGGGTGGATGAAGTCCGGCGCACGCCGGGCTGGAAGATCGTGCAGCTCGAGCATGCGGACCACTACGTCTGGATCACCAACCGTGACGACGTGCTGCGCGAGATGAAGGCCTTTCTCAAGAGGTGACGCGCAGTCCGCCGCGAAAGTCGGGGACGCCGCTCGGCGTCTCCGGTTGTCTTCAGCTGAGGCCGGACGTGTCGTGGCGAACCCCGGGCGTGACGGGGTTTGTCATTGGGATTGCCGGGAGTGGATGCGAAGAGGGCCGCGCTCCCGTGCGCGCGGCCCTTCGTCACTGACGCGCGAGCATCAATGCGCTGTCCACCCGAGACTGCTCCACCCATCCTCCTGCGGACGCCCCGCCCTCATGCGTGGACAGGTGGAGCTCCAGGTGCACGACGCGGGGCCCCAGCGCCTGGGCGTAGAGAAGGAGCAGGTGGGTCGCTTCGGTCAGGACGCGCGGCGACACGGGCTCGGTGTTGCCCTGGCCGCCTCGGGTCGCGCGCCAGTCGCGCAGCTTCCACGACACCAGGCGCCCGTCCTCCATGGTCACGTCCACGCCCACCCACGCCGCGCCCCCACGCGGCACCGCGACGGGGGCGAGCGCCTTCTGGAGTTGCTCCATCGCCCGCGTCAGGACCGCCTGCGAGATGCCCTTGTGGCGCAGGGGCAGCGGCCGGACCTCGGGTGGCCGCGCCGCCGTGGTGGATTGCTCCTTCTCCACCCGCCAGCGCGAGGCCTCCCGCCGCAAGATCAAGTACACCTCACCCGTGGGGTGCTGGCTCAGCTCGGTGAGCGCTCGTGCCACGTCGCCTTGCGTGTCCTCCGCGTCCACGGGGGTGCCCTCGTTCGCGTCGCGCCGCATGGCCTGGTAGCCCGTCAGCGTCAGCGCGCCCCGCTCGGACCAGAAGGTGAACACCAGCCGCGTGCCCACCTCGCGCACGCCCTCGGCCACGCCCCAGACTTGAGACGTGGCCAGCGCCACCTCCGCGTCGCGCGCCTCCTCCCAGGCCTCCTCGTCCATCGCCATCAGACCCGAGCCCCGATGCGTGCTCGGGCAGCCGCTCAGCCCTGCTCCCAGCAAGGCCAGAAGGACAGCCCGCCGCGCCTGCGGGAACGGGAAGGAGAGGGTAGGGATTCGCATGCGATGCCTCCGAGTCGGGGCGCGCGGCCGGGGTCAAATCAGGGCTATTTCTGTATTTCTTGTTTCTCCATGGTCAGACGACTCGAGTGCCGCACGCTGACGCGCTCGCCCTCGGGGGTGAGCGGCTGTCCACGGTTCATCGCGTGCGGGGGCGGAAGCCGGTGCGCGCGGCCGGGAGGGTGCCGAGGACCGCCCTGAAGGCGAGGTGCCGCGCGAGGAGGGGACTGGATGGGCTCGGTCCAGCGGAGGGGAGGAGCCACTCGGTCCTCACGGCCCACGGGTCAGGCTGTATCGCGGGCCCCGCCTGAGGGCGCCACGGCCATGCCTCCGTGCGGGGTAGCACCCGCGCGAAGCGGGTGGCCGTCGCGACCGCGCCCGGAAGCAGCGCGTCGCGGGTGAGGCTTCACGCCGGCGTCAGGGCGCGTCGTTCGCTCATGTGGGCAACCGCGGCGAGTCACGCACCTCGGCCACCACGCCGCCCATGAAGGCGCCCACGATGACGCCCAGGCCGGACACGGCGCTCACGACGCCCAGGGCCAGGAATGACACGCTGTCGCCGCGCAGCAGTGAGAACACCATCAACAGGATCCACATCCCCAGCGCCACCCACAGCGCGGGCGCGATGGCCACGCTGCCGGCCCGCGAGGAAGACCCGACGCGGTAGCCCCCGATGATGCCGCCGACGAGGCCGTTCACGGTGGGCAGGAAGAAGAGCAGCAGGCTCCACGCCACCATCCACGCCGCGCCCACACGGGCGGGGTCACCGGGTCTCTTTGGACTGACCATGCGCGTGTCCTCCTCTCCTCGAGGCTGCTCCAGAAGATTGCTCCAGAAGATTGCTCCAGGAGGTTGCTGAAAGAGGTTGTCCCAAGAGGTTGCTCACCTGTCCGGGCGCGTCGAGCCCTCGCGGGAGCCAGCGATGGGTGTCTCCCTCGTGTGGCGAGCAGGCGCGACTGTTGGCCAAGCCATGCTTCGGCCCGGGGGCTTGCGGGGAGGGTGTGCGGGGCAGGTAGGCTCGGGGCGTGATTGCCTCGGTCCATTTCGAGCACTTCCGTGGCCTGCTCGGCGTGGAGCTGACGCTGGAGCCGCTCACCGTGTTGGTGGGGGCCACGGCCTCGGGGAAGACGTCGGTGCTGGACGGGCTGCAACACCAGCTCGCCTACGAGCCCACGGACTTCTGGCGGATGGATGGCTCGCGGCGCATCGCCATCGAGTGGACGTATGCCCATGGCGATCGCACCCGCGTGGAGTATCCCTTCTCCGTGATGGACACCCTGCCCGGGCAGGGCCACGCGACGCAGCAGCTCGCGCTCAACATGAGCGCCCTGCGCGCGGGGGCACCGGCGGGGCGAGCCACGTGGCTGGAGCGCTCGGGCGGAAACCTGGCCAGTGTCTTCGCCGCGCTGCCCACGCCCACGCGCAACGCCATCTCGCGTGAGCTGTCGCGGTGCATCCCCTCGCTGAGCGAGGTGGACGTGGCGCAGGACGTGGACGGCAAGACGTACCGCCTGCGCTTCCGAGACCGCTGGAGCCCCGATGTCTGGTACGCGCCCGAGCAGGTATCGGACGGCGCGCTGTGGCTGCTGGCCTTCCTGGTGGTGCCGCATCAGCGACCGCTGCCAGAGCTGCTGACGCTCGACGAGCCCGAGCGCGCCCTGCATCCCGCCCTGGTGCGCGAGGTGATGACCCAGCTTCGAGCGCTCACGCGCGGCGAGTCCACGGGGCAGCCGGTGCAGGTGGTGCTGGCCACGCACTCGCCGGACCTGCTGGAGCTGGTGCGGCCCGAGGAGGTGCGGCTCCTGGCTCGCTCCGCGGCGGACGGCTCGGTGAGCGTGCGCGCGCTGCAGGGCGGCAAGTCCGACTGGCGCCGCGAGTGCCGCGCGGGGCTCGACGCGCTGTGAGCCCCTCGCGGGCTTACGTGGGCGAGGTGTACTTCGTGGCCCGCCACGCCAGCAGGTTGCGCTCGGCCGAGACGAGGGAGAAGCACACCACCAGGGCGCCCACGATGACGTCGTTCGCGGTGGCGCGGGTCAGGTCGCCGTAGCCCAGCACGGGCGGAGACAGCACGAGCCACGCGCCCAGCAGCGTGTTGACGAAGCGCAGCCCCATGACGAGCGAGGAGAGGAGCGCGACCGTGGCGATCAACAAGCCGACGATGGCGTCATTCATTCGCGGCACGGGGTGGGGATAGTCGAGCACGACAGGGGCGATGATGAGCCAGACGCCCAGGAACAGATT
Encoded proteins:
- a CDS encoding PQQ-dependent sugar dehydrogenase, producing the protein MLRRKGPSVSPSSRFALALLLAVPAFAEPPDAGTAKPRAEPPAASRVRTDVLKPTPRRVTLESLPPPFASRSASKSPDVVPVPADPLLHVPEGFAVNVFAEGLSAPRWLALTPEGDVLVVESRAQRIQRLRDTRGIGVADARAVFAEARNGLNLPFGMAFTGTHFYVGNTNAVRRYPYHRGQERLTGSGEEVTALPGLGYNQHWTRNVRVSPDGQHLLVTVGSQSNVSEEAPPRAAVQIMALDGSERTTLASGLRNPVGLDFQPRTNEPYVTVNERDELGDDLVPDYLTHLQPGGFYGWPYAYLSPKNVDPRRMKEGHSERPDLVAKTLTPDVLFPSHSAALGLAFYRGTAFPERYRGGAFVAFRGSWNRSEGTGYKVVFVPFTPEGKPQGGFEDFLTGFLLEPSGPTTFARPVGLLELPDGSLLVTDDGNGRIYRVRYVGAKLGAK
- a CDS encoding alpha/beta hydrolase produces the protein MRAFLLLSCLPLFACATTPAVSPPAPVSGSALHRVQRVKVAEGVELELLDFGGQGPALVFLTGLGNTGHVFDDFAPEFTAAYHVYSVTRRGFGSSSWPTQGYDTATLSTDVVRVLDSQGIATAVLAGHSLAGEEITWLATHHPERVEKVVFLDISTKGDLSAELYRVLPLPTPRPPNPADLVSRATVAAALARGLGGPVPAHEVDETVEFDPKTGHYLRDRQWSGADAQLTMGALKVDFAAIRAPVLYLHTGERPPDQAECYDGFAQMTPAQQQKLREMTPKGVQRVDEVRRTPGWKIVQLEHADHYVWITNRDDVLREMKAFLKR
- a CDS encoding AAA family ATPase, which encodes MIASVHFEHFRGLLGVELTLEPLTVLVGATASGKTSVLDGLQHQLAYEPTDFWRMDGSRRIAIEWTYAHGDRTRVEYPFSVMDTLPGQGHATQQLALNMSALRAGAPAGRATWLERSGGNLASVFAALPTPTRNAISRELSRCIPSLSEVDVAQDVDGKTYRLRFRDRWSPDVWYAPEQVSDGALWLLAFLVVPHQRPLPELLTLDEPERALHPALVREVMTQLRALTRGESTGQPVQVVLATHSPDLLELVRPEEVRLLARSAADGSVSVRALQGGKSDWRRECRAGLDAL
- a CDS encoding SPW repeat protein, with the translated sequence MWARWCNLFLGVWLIIAPVVLDYPHPVPRMNDAIVGLLIATVALLSSLVMGLRFVNTLLGAWLVLSPPVLGYGDLTRATANDVIVGALVVCFSLVSAERNLLAWRATKYTSPT